One Halictus rubicundus isolate RS-2024b chromosome 10, iyHalRubi1_principal, whole genome shotgun sequence genomic window carries:
- the Prors-m gene encoding prolyl-tRNA synthetase 2-like protein, mitochondrial, with protein sequence MPVHKIRRVSQIFQPMTTTILKSSEKSKVTSKSYNSLIKYGFIKSVSNGMYAYLPLGLRVLDKLTDLVDNEMEKIGAQKLLLPALTATKLWKQTNRFDDNKKELFEVHDRHKKNYILSPTYEETICDLIASTGTLSPKILPLKLYQISNKWRDEMKPRHGFFRSREFVMKDLYTFDASLDNANTTYKLIGEAYDSIFKQIGISYVKAIGNTGSIGGLMSHEYHYKCEVGDDTVCICSSCQHAINKTVCKESHCPECNSTFLEQNTAEVGHAFLLDTKYTEPLKAHCHIQNKYVPSVMGCFGLGLSRILTVMAETLSTENELRWPKNLAPYTVCIIPPKAGSKEEIAAQYVDKIVEILNQLNIDAILDDRTHLTIGYRFKESNLTGYPYIIIIGKSATKSPPTFEVHNINDSSKSDLSLEGMLSYFNAENIKN encoded by the exons ATGCCGGTTCATAAAATAAGGAGAGTATCACAAATATTTCAACCGATGACCACTACGATATTGAAATCTTCGGAGAAATCGAAAGTTACTTCGAAAAGTTACAAT AGCTTAATTAAATATGGATTTATTAAATCTGTTAGCAACGGCATGTATGCATATCTTCCCTTGGGATTACGTGTTTTAGATAAATTAACAGATCTTGTTGACAATGAAATGGAAAAAATAGGAGCTCAGAAGTTGCTGCTTCCAGCATTAACGGCAACGAAATTATGGAAACAAACGAATAGATTTGAtgataataaaaaagaattgtTTGAAGTCCATGATAGACACAAAAAGAACTATATACTTAGTCCA ACATACGAAGAAACGATCTGTGATTTAATTGCATCCACCGGAACTTTATCTCCTAAAATCTTACCTTTGAAATTGTATCAAATATCTAACAAATGGAGAGATGAAATGAAACCGCGTCATGGATTTTTCAGAAGTAGAGAATTTGTTATGAAAGATTTATATACATTTGATGCATCTTTAGATAATGCTAACACGACATATAAGTTAATAGGCGAAGCTTATGATAGTATATTCAAACAAATAGGGATTTCATATGTTAAAG CTATTGGTAATACAGGATCGATTGGAGGTCTAATGTCCCATGAGTATCATTATAAATGTGAAGTTGGTGATGATACTGTTTGTATATGTTCATCTTGTCAGCATGCTATTAACAAAACTGTATGTAAAGAATCACATTGTCCTGAGTGTAATAGTACATTTCTGGAGCAAAATACTGCTGAG GTGGGACATGCATTTTTGTTAGACACAAAGTACACAGAGCCTCTAAAAGCACACTGTCACATACAAAACAAGTATGTGCCTTCAGTAATGGGATGTTTTGGACTTGGCCTCAGTCGTATACTTACTGTCATGGCTGAAACATTATCTACAGAAAATGAACTTAGATGGCCAAAGAATTTAGCACCTTATACTGTGTGCATAATACCACCAAAG GCTGGTAGCAAAGAAGAAATTGCAGCTCAATACGTCGACAAAATAgtagaaattttaaatcaattaaaTATTGATGCTATACTCGATGATAGAACACATTTAACTATCGGATACCGTTTTAAGGAATCAAACTTAACTGGATATCCATACATTATAATAATTGGTAAAAGTGCTACAAAATCACCACCTACATTCGAGGTTCATAACATAAATGATTCATCAAAATCTGATTTAAGTTTAGAAGGAATGCTCAGCTATTTTAATGCagagaatataaaaaattaa